A stretch of DNA from Thalassospiraceae bacterium LMO-SO8:
TAAGGTACCAGCAAGTAGAACTAGACTTTGTTATCCGGGGAGGGAGGCGAACTATGCGTTATGGTGCGATGCAAGTAACGACAATGGCCATTGGGCTGGCTGGGCTGTGCACCATGCTTATCATGGCACCGTGTAACGCGATGGCCGACCCTGGGTACGTCGCGCATGTCGCCTCGTACAAGAGCGCCGAACAAGCCCGACGGGGCTGGGAGGTTCTGCGGTCCCACTTCCCAGACCAACTCCAAGGTAAAACGCCTGAGATCAGGAAGGCGGACCTTGGAGCGAAGGGTACGTTCTTCCGCCTCCTCGTCGCCCCGCCGAAGCCCAAACTGGAGATCGAGTTCCTCTGCCAAGCCCTGTCCGAACATGGGCAACATTGCCGACCGATGAAGTCCGGTCCCGGCGGGGAGCCGAAGGCCGTTGCCACTCGACAAAGCCCGCCAACGACGGCCCCAATGGGGCCTCGGACTGTCGGGCGCTGGTGCGACACGATGGTTCCTGGGAACACCAAGATTAGAAGCGAGATCACCATCACCTCCACGAGCGGAGGGTCTAAGGCCGCGACGGTACGGTTCCCGGACGGATCACAGAAGGCGCGGCAACTGTCCGAGCTATCAGGGGGTAGGCTGTTGGTCGTCGACAGCAACACCGGAGACCAGTACCGCATCTCCGAAGGTAGCGGCGACTTGGAGCTATCTGACAGGGATGGCTACATTAGGTCGGCCCGACGCCTGGAGAATTCCCCTCGGCCTGGAGACTGCCTGCAGTAGCACGGCGCCTTCACCCCCGTCAGGCTGCTGAAGCTTACGGCCAAAGTTCCCATTTTGTTCTAGAACGTAGATGCGATCTTGCGTATCTTGTGTCCAAAGGAGACACAGGGACACAACATCTACATGGACTCGCTAACCCAAGAACAACGTAGTGACCGCATGAGCCGTGTCCGAGGGCGTGACACCAAGCCCGAGATGACGGTTCGACGCATGGTTCACGGCATGGGATACAGGTACCGCCTGCACGGCAAGGGGCTGCCGGGCAAGCCCGACCTGGTATTCCGGCCCAAGCGCAAGGTTATGTTCGTTCACGGGTGCTTTTGGCACCGACACCCCGATCCCGAATGCCCCCTGGCGCGGATGCCAAAGAGCCGCCTGGATTTCTGGAAGCCCAAGCTAGACGGCAACCGAGAACGGGATATAAGGACTCAACGGAAGTTAGAGGACCAGGGATGGAACGTGATGGTCGTGTGGGAGTGTCAACTCCGAGATCGTGAAGCCCTCGGGGCACGGATTAGGGAGTTCCTCGGATGAAGTCGGTGGAGTTGTTTGCGGGTGCGGGTGGCCTTGGCATGGCGGTGGCCCACTCAGGCTTCAAGGCGGCGGCCGTGATCGAGCGAGACCGGTGGGCTTGCGATACCATCCGCGAGAACAAAGCTCGGGGCCATAAGTCCGTGACCCAATGGCCCTTGTTCGCTGGTGATGTCCGTGAGTTCGATTATAGCTCCCTTGAGGGCACCATCGACCTTGTAACCGGCGGACCTCCCTGTCAGCCCTTCTCCCTGGGCGGCAGGCACCGCAATCGCCTTGATGATCGCGACATGTTTCCCGAGGCGATCCGCGCGGTGCGGGAACTTCGACCCAAGGCGTTCGTGATCGAGAACGTGAAGGGCCTGACTCGGGCGACGTTCGCCAATTACACCCAGTATATCCAACTTCAACTCAAGCACCCGGAACTGGTTATAGGGCGAGGCGAGTCCTGGATTGATCATTTGCATCGGTTGGAGCGCGAGGAGACCGGAGGCGTTGCCGGCGGGCTTCACTACAACGTCGTGATGGAGGTGAAGAACGCCGCAGACTTCGGTGTTCCGCAGAAGCGCGAGCGTGTGTTCATCGTCGGGTTTAGGAACGATACGGGTGTGCGATGGTCGTTCCCCAACGAGACCCACTCCCACGACGCTCTCCTCTGGTCTCAGTGGCGGGATGGCGTTTACTGGGACCTCCACCGGGTGGCCAAGAAGGACCGGCCCGAGGGTGGACGTGGCCAGCAACGAGCCCTCAAGTTATCCGGCAAGCCCAACTTGGACGCATGGCGGACGGTGAGGGACGCCCTGTCGGACTTGCCCGATCCAGAGTTCGACCCTGACGGCGCCGCCAAGTATTTGGATCACCGGTTCCAGCCTGGAGCGCGTTCCTATCCTGGCCATACGGGGAGCCCGCTCGACGAGCCCGCGAAGACCCTTAAGGCCGGGGTTCATGGGGTCCCTGGGGGGGAGAACATGCTGCGTCGTCCGGATGGAAGTATCCGTTACTTCTCGGTTCGGGAGTCCGCTCGATTGCAAACCTTCCCCGATGACTACGTGTTCCACGGCTCCTGGACGGAGACCATGCGCCAGCTTGGTAACGCTGTACCGGTGGAACTCGCCGAGGTCATCGTGGGGAGTGTGCGGAAAAGCCTTAAACGAACCGCATGATCTTGTCGTAGATGCGACGAGAGACAGGGTCGAGTGGCGGATCAATCAATTGAGCCGCAGTCTCCCGTATCTTGTCGAAGGCCTCGCGAGCTCGATCCTCAAGTCCGGCTGGACGTCCACCGCGCCCTGGATGAAGCGAGTCCCATAACGACGCTAGCCCCGCCATGCGCGGGCCACCGACGGCGTTGCTACCAATGCCCATTCCATTCCAAGGTGGCCTAAAGGCCATAATCAGGATCGACTCTGCCAAAGCAATGTAGGCGTCTTGAAGCACCAGATAGCGACACTTAAAGTCGGTGACCTCAAGGTTTGCAGCTTGCTCAATGGACCGCGCGTGTGTGCCGATGCGGGAACGGAGTTCCGATGCTGTTGAGGGGGTGGGCGAGAAGCCCTGTCTTGCGTTACGTCTCAATGCCCTTCCGACGTAAACCGGGAAGATGAACCGACCGGCGTCAAGCGCCTGGAGCGATTGATACGCTTCATGGTTGCCCGTGTAATAGAGTGTGTAGATACCAGGGCCCCTGAAAACTTCCTCTGGCGGTACTGCAGCCACCGGCTGTTCTAGAAGCTCAACGGCTAGCGTCACGCCGATGTTCTCTACAGCGAGTGGGTCGAATGGTTCGTGTGAATTATCACTCAAGGCCATGGCCCCATTTGCTTCAATGACTACACCCGGGGTGGGCGCGGTGCTACAACTCATAGGTTGCAGTCTAACTTGGAGGGCGGTCAATGAGTAGGTGGAAAGACCTTTTGGACAGCCATGCGGTTCACCAGACCCTGGGTGAGCTTGAGAAGGCGATTGAAGGCGACCTCAAGGGAGACACGGAAGTGGAACTCACCGAGAGGCGTCGTCTTGTTAAGGTCATACAAGCGTGGCGCAATATACTGACGAAGGTAGACCCTGAGTTGGTTCATATGCAGCGGCTGGACAATCTTAACAACCACCTCGCTCAACACGCCTTGACCCAAGCAAAGGAATACGCCAACTCGGGCAACCTCTCGAGCCTAACGGCGGCCAACGACAACCTCACGACGCAATTGACTGAACTGGCCATTCTCTTAGCTATCGGAGCATCACAAGGACCAGTAAGTGATGTCACCACGAAGTTAGACGAGCAAGTTGATGCATTTGCGAAACGCGTTGCACAGAAGCGGGAGGATCTTGAAGCACAGCTAGCTGCCACTAGTAAGGCGGTCGCTGAGAAGGATCAGGAGTTGGTCAAAGGACTTGCTGCCAAGGTGCAGGAACTTAAAGACCTCGAGGCCAACATCGAGACCAGAAGGCAAGAGACCGACCAGCGCCTATCAGAGTGGCAACAGCAGTTCTCGGAGGCGCAGGACCGGCGCCAAACTGAGTATGGGGAGTGGTCCAAAAAGCTAGCGGAGGAATCCAGCGCCGCCGTGAAGTCTGTCGTCGACGGGGTCGATAACCAGTTGAAAGAGAAGCATCACAACTACGTTCAGCAAGTCGACGGGTATTTGGCGAAAGCCAAGGAGAACCATGATGCCATCCGTAAGCTGCATGAACTGTCGGCTCAAGACAGTGTCGCTGGCGGATACGTGAGCAATGCCAAGAAAGAGGGGGAAGCGGCTGGTAGATGGCGCCTGGCGACAGTCGGGTTCATCCTCGGGGCCGTGGGCTGGCTCTTCCACAGCTATCCTGGGGCAGGGGTAGCTATCCATTGGGAGGCCGCACTCGGCGTGCTTCCCATGACAGGCGTCTTGTTGTTCGGGGCGGCGTATTCAGCACAACAATCCACTCGTCACCGGGCCGTAGAGGTTCAGAACCGACGCTTCGCCTTGGAGATGGCGGCGATCGACCCCTATGTTCAATCACTCGATCCCGAAATCCAGAAGGAACTGAAGAAGGAGTTAAGCAAGCGCTTCTTCGGTCATGGTGAGGCCCAGGATGGTACGTCGATCTATGATGAACATGCGATGAACCACCTTGTTCAGACCGTATCGAAGCAGTTGAAGCCCATTGCTGACCTCATAAGCGTCATCCGGAAGTGACGTCTAGTATCGACCTAAACAGCTTGGCAACTGCCGCTATTGCACTTCTAAGTGCAGTAGTGGGTGGCTTCATATCTCTCTGGGGGACCGCCTACCTAGAGAGGCAACGGGAGGCACGTGAACGGCAGAACCTTGCCGCCGCCCTGATCGCAGAGCTCGAAGGACTGATCCACATTGAACAGGAAGTTGGGTACCGCGCCGAGTACCAGAGATGTTTGGACCAGATCAAGGCGGGGCAACCTGAGCCGATGCCCAACTATGGGTACGAATGGGACGGGGGCCGAAGTGTCTACTACACCAACTTGCCCCGCATCGGCATCTTGCCCGAGAACGTCACTAGTAAGCTGATCCGGGGAGCGGGGGCCTTTCAAGTAGTCGTCGTGGATCGGCAGCGTATGGACCGGGGTGACTGGAACACCCAGACGCCAGAGCGCCGCGCAGACATGCTTGCGCGTCACCTGCAGATGTACGATCAAGTCATGGCGTTGTGTACGGAGATCGTCGCTGACCTTCGGAAGGTGGGCTAAGTCTCACCGGGTGCAGCCCAGGCGCGATGACTCCCCTGGGCACGTACCAGCACTCCCCGCTACCCCACGCCACCCGGACCACCTTCCACCCCCCTCAGCGGCCCGCAGAAGGCCTCTCAGCGCCCTTTCCGGGACTGTCGACGGTGGGCCAAGACGAACTTAGGGCTTCCATCTGCTACACTTTCGGGGTACGATTAGGGTGTAGCGCAGTCAGTTAACCTACTGCAATAACAATGGCTTTAGGATTATCGGACTTAATCCGTCCGGCTCCACCATTTCAACCCCTTGGGCAACCAAGGGGTTTTCGTTTGCCGGTCTGCCGGCCGCCCTCCAGCTTTCTCCATCTTTCGCCGCCTGTGCCGAAAACATGCCCGCAGGCCGCCGGTCGCGGTCAGGGGGCGTGCCGGGGGCTTGTGATCCATCCCGGCGCAGGGCGCGTACAACCCAGGAGTCGAGTAACCAATCAAACGATTAGGTCCTGGTGACGCGTGCGTGTGATTTTTTCCGCTGTTCTTGCCGCCTTATTCATCGTCGCGATCCCGAAGCCCGGGGCTTCGGACGCGGCCACGCGTCATGCCGGCACGGCGGGTCAGGCGGCCGATGGCCGCGACGAGATCCGCTTCGACGTCTATCGTAACGGAACCCGCGTCGGTTTTCACCGCGTGGGGTTTCAGGCGGGAGACGGCGGGCTCACCGTCGACGCGCAGTTCGAGATCCAGGTCACGTTTCTGGGCATCACCGTCTATCGTTATCGATACGATTCCAAGGCGTTGTGGACGGATGGCAGCCTGTCCGCGATCCGGACAACCGTCGATGACGATGGCGCCGTCTTGGAGGTGCAGGCCCGGCGGATCGGCGGGCGCTTCTATGTTGCGGCCGGTGACGCCGCCTATGAGACCGCCGCACCCCTGTTCCCGACAAACCACTGGAACGCGAGGGTTCTTGGACAGGACCGGGTCCTCAACACACTGACGGGACAGGTCAACAAAGTGCGGATCGAGGCGCGCGGGCCCGCGCGCGTGGAAACGGAACGCGGGCCCGTCGCCGCGACCCATTATGCTTATACCGGCGATCTCAACACCGACGTCTGGTACGACGCGGCGGGGCGTTGGGTGAAAATGCGGTTCCAGGGCCGGGACGGCTCGTTGATCGACTATGTCTGCCGCCAATGCCAGGCCGGCGCCGGCAAGAGGACAGCGGGATGATCGAGACCGACCGTCCCAAGGTGGCCTGGGTCACCGGCGCCGGAAAGGGTATCGGGCGCGCCCTGGCCCTGCGCCTGGCGCGCCAAGGCCATGCCGTCGCCGCCAGCGCGCGGTCGGAGCAGGACCTGATCTCCCTGGAGCAGGTTGCGGATGGCGGCCGCATCACCGGGTTCCCTCTGGACATCACCGATGCCGGACGCGCGGACGTCATGGTCGAGGTTATTGAAAACCGGCTGGGTCCGCTGGACCTCGTGGTCCTCAATGCGGGGACCCACCGGCCAACCCCGGCGATGGAATTTTCGGCGGCCGAGGCGCGGGGCGTCATCGACACCAACCTGTCGGGAACATTGAACTGCCTGGCGCCGGTCATGGCGCGGTTCATGGCGCGCGGTGCGGGCCAGATCGCCGTGGTCGCCTCCCTCGCCGGGTATCGGGGGCTGCCCGGGGCGGCCGCCTACGGCGCGTCGAAAGCCGGGCTCATCAATCTGTGCGAGGCGCTGCGCCCGGAGCTGGCGGCGGCGGGCGTGGACCTGCGCCTCATCAATCCGGGGTTCGTGAAGACGCCGCTGACGGATAAGAACGATTTTCCCATGCCCTTCCTGATCGACGTCGAGGAGGCGGTGGACCGCATCATCGACGGACTGCACGGCGACAGCTTCGACATCGCCTTTCCCCGGCGGTTCGCCCTGCTGATGAAGCTGCTGCGGCTGCTGCCCGATCGCTTGTTCTTCGCCGTCACGCGACGCATGCTGCGCCCATGATCCCGCACCCGACCGACGCCGCCGACCGTTACCGGCGCTACCTGGAAACGCTGACCCCGCAGACGCTCGACGCCCTGGGGGATCATGTCACCGCCGATGTCCGTTTCAAGGACCCCTTCAACGATGTCCGCGGGCGGGACGCCATGCGCCGGGTGTTCGAACATATGTTCGAGAACGTATCCGACATCCGCTTCACCGTGCATGACATGGCGCTGGACGGCACAACCTGTTTCATGAACTGGCGGTTCGCGGGCCGGCTGGGCAATCGGGAATGGGCGTTCGACGGGGCCAGCGTCATCACCCTGGGAGCGGACGGAAAAGTCACCTGCCACGTCGATCATTGGGATGCGGCGGCGGCGTTTTACGAGCGGCTGCCGGTTATTGGATGGCTCCTCGCGCGGATTCGTGGGCGGTTAGCCATTCGCTGAGAACCGCCCCGGACATGTGCAGGGCCTTCTCGGGCTTGATGAAGGCCAGGGTGACCGACCCCACCTCGATCCCGAACTTGCTGACCTTGGCGCGATTGATCAGAACGTTCGACGGCTGCAGAAACATCCAGTCGTCGAATTGGACGCGAACGGTGCCGTCGCCGACCTTCAGGTCCATGTCGTACCGCCAGTTCAATGCGTTGCCGTAGGCTTCGCCCTTGGCCTTGCCGATCACGTCGTCGGCTTCGCCTTCGTAGCTGTGATCGCCGGTCTTGCGGATGCGCCACACGCGGCGGTCGGTCTCGCCGTCGGAATACTGAAAGCGTTCGTCCAATTGCAGGACCGTTCCGTCCCAGGTGCCCGTGATCTCCACCACGAACTGCCGCCGCAGGGTGCCGAACCGATCTTCGAAAATGCCCCAGGCTTTCGTCGACCCTTGGAAGTAATCCTCGATCAACAGGACGGGGGACTGGTCCTTGAACTCAACGGGTTTCATCTTTGTACATCCGTTCAACATCAGAAAAGCGGCAACGGCGGTGACGATGCGTCCAACCATGGTTTGGTATCCCGGGTCTGTGGTTCAAGCGAGCCGGCGGCGGATCGCCCGTTGCCTGTCGGCGGTCAGAGGAAACCGCCACATGGTTCCGATCGCCACACCCTTTATTACGATGGGAACAACGGCATAGATCACGGTCAGCGCCAGGATTCCGCCGCGGCTGGGCGCATCCGGATCAAACCCCAGCGCGGCGACGCCCGGCAGGGCGAGCCCCACCGCCGCCGCCAGCGCCAGTTTCGTGCTCATCCCCCAGAAGGCGAATTGCAGGCCGGCACGGTCCACGCCCCCACGCAGGCGTCCGTAATCGATGACGTCCGCCTGGATCGACGGCGGCAGGGAAAGGTCGGCGCCCAAGGCGGCCCCGGTCACCACGCAGACCACGGCGAAGGCCGCGAAAGCACCGGCCGGCAATATCGGCACGGCGGCAAAGGCAAGACAGGCGGCGATCATCGCCAGGCACCACAGCCGATGCTTGTCCATGCGATGGACGAGCATCAACCAAGCAGGGATCGAGATCACGGCGGCGAGGAAATAGACGAGGATGAATAACGCCCGCTGGT
This window harbors:
- a CDS encoding SDR family NAD(P)-dependent oxidoreductase — encoded protein: MIETDRPKVAWVTGAGKGIGRALALRLARQGHAVAASARSEQDLISLEQVADGGRITGFPLDITDAGRADVMVEVIENRLGPLDLVVLNAGTHRPTPAMEFSAAEARGVIDTNLSGTLNCLAPVMARFMARGAGQIAVVASLAGYRGLPGAAAYGASKAGLINLCEALRPELAAAGVDLRLINPGFVKTPLTDKNDFPMPFLIDVEEAVDRIIDGLHGDSFDIAFPRRFALLMKLLRLLPDRLFFAVTRRMLRP
- a CDS encoding DNA cytosine methyltransferase, coding for MKSVELFAGAGGLGMAVAHSGFKAAAVIERDRWACDTIRENKARGHKSVTQWPLFAGDVREFDYSSLEGTIDLVTGGPPCQPFSLGGRHRNRLDDRDMFPEAIRAVRELRPKAFVIENVKGLTRATFANYTQYIQLQLKHPELVIGRGESWIDHLHRLEREETGGVAGGLHYNVVMEVKNAADFGVPQKRERVFIVGFRNDTGVRWSFPNETHSHDALLWSQWRDGVYWDLHRVAKKDRPEGGRGQQRALKLSGKPNLDAWRTVRDALSDLPDPEFDPDGAAKYLDHRFQPGARSYPGHTGSPLDEPAKTLKAGVHGVPGGENMLRRPDGSIRYFSVRESARLQTFPDDYVFHGSWTETMRQLGNAVPVELAEVIVGSVRKSLKRTA
- a CDS encoding DUF6134 family protein, whose amino-acid sequence is MIFSAVLAALFIVAIPKPGASDAATRHAGTAGQAADGRDEIRFDVYRNGTRVGFHRVGFQAGDGGLTVDAQFEIQVTFLGITVYRYRYDSKALWTDGSLSAIRTTVDDDGAVLEVQARRIGGRFYVAAGDAAYETAAPLFPTNHWNARVLGQDRVLNTLTGQVNKVRIEARGPARVETERGPVAATHYAYTGDLNTDVWYDAAGRWVKMRFQGRDGSLIDYVCRQCQAGAGKRTAG
- a CDS encoding Eco29kI family restriction endonuclease, coding for MALSDNSHEPFDPLAVENIGVTLAVELLEQPVAAVPPEEVFRGPGIYTLYYTGNHEAYQSLQALDAGRFIFPVYVGRALRRNARQGFSPTPSTASELRSRIGTHARSIEQAANLEVTDFKCRYLVLQDAYIALAESILIMAFRPPWNGMGIGSNAVGGPRMAGLASLWDSLHPGRGGRPAGLEDRAREAFDKIRETAAQLIDPPLDPVSRRIYDKIMRFV
- a CDS encoding DUF3833 domain-containing protein translates to MKPVEFKDQSPVLLIEDYFQGSTKAWGIFEDRFGTLRRQFVVEITGTWDGTVLQLDERFQYSDGETDRRVWRIRKTGDHSYEGEADDVIGKAKGEAYGNALNWRYDMDLKVGDGTVRVQFDDWMFLQPSNVLINRAKVSKFGIEVGSVTLAFIKPEKALHMSGAVLSEWLTAHESARGAIQ
- a CDS encoding very short patch repair endonuclease is translated as MSRVRGRDTKPEMTVRRMVHGMGYRYRLHGKGLPGKPDLVFRPKRKVMFVHGCFWHRHPDPECPLARMPKSRLDFWKPKLDGNRERDIRTQRKLEDQGWNVMVVWECQLRDREALGARIREFLG
- a CDS encoding nuclear transport factor 2 family protein, with product MIPHPTDAADRYRRYLETLTPQTLDALGDHVTADVRFKDPFNDVRGRDAMRRVFEHMFENVSDIRFTVHDMALDGTTCFMNWRFAGRLGNREWAFDGASVITLGADGKVTCHVDHWDAAAAFYERLPVIGWLLARIRGRLAIR